In Candidatus Sedimenticola sp. (ex Thyasira tokunagai), the following proteins share a genomic window:
- a CDS encoding IS110 family transposase, translating into MGKQSIQCEVILGVDTHLDMHVGVIIDSHGKMLDVLSIETNGTGYQHLLKWASSFGNLSRAGVEGTGTYGAGLARFLSEHEVEVLEINRPDRSMRRFYGKSDPTDAESAARSVLAGKAQSIPKLQSGAAEAMRIASVARRSAVKARTQTINQLRSLLVSAPENIRARLWKSNPGQCVQGCLHLRTLGKTISLKTLATTLRLLARRWMYLTAELKDLDDTLEHLTNSAAKRLRRQFGIGPQTAATLLSVAGDNPERLHSEAALAALCGVNPLQASSGKTVRHRLNRGGSRSANNALWTIAMVRMRSDPRTRTYVARRTAEGKSTKEISRCLKRYIVRELYPLNLADLNDAAVVT; encoded by the coding sequence ATGGGTAAACAATCGATACAGTGTGAAGTCATACTTGGCGTTGATACGCATCTGGACATGCATGTGGGAGTGATTATTGACAGTCATGGAAAAATGCTTGATGTACTGTCCATAGAAACAAATGGCACTGGCTATCAGCACTTATTAAAATGGGCGTCATCGTTCGGCAATTTATCACGCGCAGGAGTAGAAGGTACTGGAACATATGGAGCAGGCCTTGCTAGATTCCTATCTGAACACGAGGTAGAGGTCCTGGAAATCAATCGTCCTGATCGTTCTATGCGACGATTCTATGGCAAATCGGATCCGACGGATGCGGAGAGTGCCGCTCGATCCGTGCTGGCAGGTAAAGCGCAGTCTATTCCGAAGTTACAATCAGGTGCTGCAGAGGCTATGCGTATCGCATCAGTTGCAAGGCGGAGCGCGGTAAAGGCGAGAACACAGACGATTAATCAATTGCGTTCATTGCTGGTGTCTGCTCCAGAGAATATACGAGCTAGGCTTTGGAAGTCGAATCCAGGACAGTGTGTTCAAGGTTGTTTGCATCTCCGGACTCTCGGTAAAACAATTTCACTAAAGACGCTGGCTACAACACTTCGTCTACTCGCCAGGCGGTGGATGTACCTAACAGCTGAACTTAAAGATCTGGATGATACACTGGAGCACTTAACAAATAGCGCAGCAAAGCGGTTACGTCGACAGTTTGGCATTGGGCCACAAACAGCAGCGACGTTGCTGTCAGTCGCTGGTGACAATCCTGAACGGCTACATAGCGAAGCTGCTCTAGCAGCTCTGTGTGGAGTAAACCCACTGCAAGCATCTTCAGGTAAGACTGTGCGTCATCGCCTCAATCGTGGAGGTAGTCGATCTGCCAATAATGCGTTGTGGACCATTGCCATGGTACGCATGCGGAGCGATCCACGCACTCGAACTTATGTTGCTCGTCGCACGGCAGAAGGAAAATCGACCAAAGAGATAAGCCGATGCTTGAAGCGTTACATCGTTCGAGAACTATACCCTCTTAACCTGGCTGATTTAAACGATGCTGCAGTAGTAACTTGA